In one window of Arthrobacter pascens DNA:
- a CDS encoding ABC-F family ATP-binding cassette domain-containing protein encodes MAHLLGGENLTVSYATRTVLDGITLGLEEGDRIGMVGRNGDGKSTLMRLLSLRSTPDSGRVTKRGDVNVGYLDQSDVLDGDLTVGAAIVGDQADYEWARNPQIREVMGGLVSDVDWHANVHALSGGQKRRVALAKLLIEDHDVIMLDEPTNHLDVEGVAWLSRHLKTRWRANQGAFLVVTHDRWFLDEVCTKTWEIHDGIMDPFDGGYAAYVLARAERDRAASVTESKRQQLVKKELAWLRRGAPARTAKPKFRIEAANALIADVPEPRDSTALSKMATARLGKDVLDLENVSLDFLGGEPGQKLFDNITLRLAPGERLGLVGVNGAGKTTLLKLLNGEIQPSSGKVKRGKTVVTAVLTQEVKELDDVSDLRVIEVIEREKRSFNVGGKEFTAGQLVEQLGFTNEKQWTPVKDLSGGERRRLQLLRLLVGEPNVLMLDEPTNDLDTDTLAAVEDVLDGWPGTLVVVSHDRYLLERVTDHQMALLGDGKIRGLPGGVDQYLELRESALAGSTITGGGNPVTGSSGSSAPAASGASEAEKRDARKAKNRIERQLGKLEQQEKKVHDQMVKSTADSDFDALAEQNKKLKDLAGEREALELEWLEALEVLGE; translated from the coding sequence TTGGCACACCTTCTTGGCGGCGAGAACCTCACCGTCTCGTACGCAACGCGCACCGTCCTGGACGGCATTACCCTCGGACTGGAGGAGGGTGACCGGATCGGCATGGTTGGCCGGAACGGTGACGGCAAGTCAACCCTGATGCGGCTGCTGTCCCTGCGCTCCACCCCGGATTCCGGCAGGGTGACCAAGCGCGGTGACGTCAACGTCGGGTACCTGGACCAGAGTGACGTGCTCGACGGTGACCTAACGGTGGGTGCCGCGATTGTGGGGGACCAGGCCGACTACGAATGGGCCCGAAACCCGCAGATCCGCGAAGTCATGGGCGGCCTGGTGTCCGACGTCGACTGGCACGCGAACGTCCATGCCCTTTCCGGTGGCCAGAAGCGCCGGGTTGCCCTGGCCAAGCTGCTGATCGAGGACCATGACGTGATCATGCTCGATGAGCCCACCAACCACCTCGACGTCGAAGGCGTCGCCTGGCTGTCCCGGCACCTGAAGACCCGCTGGCGGGCCAACCAGGGTGCGTTCCTTGTGGTCACCCACGACCGCTGGTTCCTCGACGAAGTCTGCACCAAAACCTGGGAAATCCACGACGGCATCATGGACCCATTCGACGGCGGTTACGCCGCCTACGTGCTGGCACGCGCCGAACGCGACCGGGCCGCATCGGTCACCGAAAGCAAGCGCCAGCAGCTTGTCAAGAAGGAGCTCGCTTGGCTTCGCCGGGGCGCTCCGGCCCGTACCGCCAAACCGAAGTTCCGCATTGAGGCCGCCAACGCCCTGATCGCCGACGTCCCGGAACCACGCGACTCCACTGCGCTGAGCAAGATGGCCACCGCCCGGCTCGGGAAGGACGTCCTGGACCTCGAGAACGTCTCGCTTGACTTCCTCGGCGGCGAGCCCGGGCAGAAGCTGTTTGACAACATCACCCTGCGCCTTGCCCCCGGGGAAAGGCTGGGCCTGGTGGGCGTCAATGGCGCCGGCAAGACCACCCTGCTGAAGCTCCTGAACGGCGAGATCCAGCCCAGCTCCGGCAAGGTCAAGCGCGGCAAGACAGTGGTCACCGCCGTGCTCACCCAGGAAGTCAAAGAGCTCGACGACGTCTCCGACCTGCGCGTTATCGAGGTCATCGAGCGCGAGAAACGCTCCTTCAATGTTGGCGGCAAGGAGTTCACAGCGGGCCAGCTCGTGGAGCAGCTTGGCTTTACCAACGAGAAGCAGTGGACCCCGGTCAAGGACCTCTCCGGCGGTGAGCGCCGTCGCCTCCAGCTGCTCCGCCTGCTTGTGGGCGAACCCAATGTACTGATGCTCGATGAGCCCACCAACGACCTCGACACCGACACCCTTGCCGCCGTCGAAGACGTCCTCGACGGCTGGCCCGGAACACTCGTAGTGGTCAGCCACGACCGATACCTGCTGGAGCGCGTGACCGACCACCAGATGGCACTCCTCGGCGACGGCAAGATCCGCGGCCTGCCCGGCGGCGTGGACCAGTACCTGGAGCTGCGCGAATCCGCGCTCGCGGGTTCCACCATCACCGGCGGGGGAAACCCCGTCACTGGTTCCAGCGGCAGCTCCGCACCCGCGGCGTCAGGAGCTTCCGAAGCCGAAAAGCGTGACGCCCGCAAGGCGAAGAACCGGATCGAACGCCAGCTGGGCAAACTTGAACAGCAGGAAAAGAAGGTCCACGACCAGATGGTGAAAAGCACCGCTGACAGCGACTTTGACGCGCTGGCGGAGCAGAACAAGAAACTCAAGGACCTCGCCGGCGAACGCGAAGCCCTGGAACTCGAATGGCTCGAAGCCCTGGAAGTCCTCGGCGAGTAA
- a CDS encoding 4-(cytidine 5'-diphospho)-2-C-methyl-D-erythritol kinase, with the protein MNARAGRFAARTVRVKAPGKVNVSLDVGPVRPDGYHSVASVYLAVSLYEEVAATSTEVPGITISISGDSTLDLDGVDIPLDETNLAYKAAAIMADVSEHPTGVHLEITKRVPVAGGMGGGSADAAATLLACDALWNSGLSRDELAHLAAELGADVPFSLLGGTAVGLGLGDELSPALVKAQTDWVLVAADYGLPTPEVYRTLDRLRDAEGVDAAEPEAVDPKILKALRSGDADALSRVLVNDLQRASIELAPALRDTLGIGESHGAIAGIVSGSGPTVALLTHSPAAAESLAADLEHYGLTAIAVHGPVHGARIISDTLL; encoded by the coding sequence ATGAACGCGCGGGCGGGCCGCTTTGCGGCGCGGACAGTTCGCGTGAAGGCGCCCGGCAAGGTCAACGTCTCCCTGGATGTGGGCCCCGTGCGCCCCGACGGATACCACTCCGTAGCCAGTGTCTACCTGGCCGTGTCCCTCTACGAGGAAGTGGCCGCTACCAGCACGGAGGTGCCCGGCATTACCATCAGCATCAGCGGGGACAGCACCCTTGACCTGGACGGTGTTGACATCCCGCTGGATGAAACAAACCTTGCGTACAAGGCCGCAGCGATCATGGCTGATGTGTCGGAGCATCCGACCGGCGTCCACCTGGAGATCACCAAGCGCGTTCCCGTGGCCGGCGGCATGGGCGGAGGCTCGGCGGATGCCGCTGCAACGCTATTAGCCTGCGACGCGCTCTGGAACAGCGGGCTCTCCCGGGACGAGCTGGCGCACCTGGCCGCTGAGCTGGGCGCTGACGTCCCCTTTTCCCTGCTTGGCGGGACCGCCGTCGGCCTCGGACTGGGCGACGAACTCTCACCCGCCCTGGTGAAGGCTCAGACTGACTGGGTGCTGGTGGCCGCCGACTACGGGCTGCCGACGCCCGAGGTCTATCGCACCCTCGACCGGCTCCGCGACGCCGAAGGTGTGGATGCAGCCGAGCCAGAAGCAGTGGATCCAAAGATCCTGAAGGCGCTGCGGAGCGGGGACGCCGATGCGCTCAGCCGCGTCCTGGTGAACGACCTCCAGCGGGCATCCATTGAACTGGCGCCCGCACTTCGGGATACGCTGGGAATCGGCGAATCCCACGGGGCCATTGCAGGCATCGTCTCCGGCTCAGGGCCAACAGTGGCACTGCTGACGCACAGCCCCGCGGCCGCCGAGAGCCTTGCCGCGGACCTGGAGCACTACGGGCTGACAGCCATCGCTGTCCACGGGCCAGTGCATGGCGCCCGCATCATCTCCGATACCCTCCTTTAA
- a CDS encoding ribose-phosphate diphosphokinase translates to MTEITAHGEKKLVLAAGRAHPELAREIAKELGTELLPIDAYDFANGEIYVRAGESVRGTDAFVIQAHPAPLNNHLMEQLIMIDSLKRASAKRITVVSPFYPYARQDKKGRGREPISARLVADLYKTAGADRIMSVDLHTSQIQGFFDGPVDHLMAIPLLADYIRTRVDAENITVVSPDTGRVRVAEQWAERLGGAPLAFVHKSRDLTVPNQAVSKTVVGQIEGRTCVLIDDMIDTGGTISGAVQVLKNAGAKDVIIAATHAVFSDPAAQRLAESGAREVVVTNTLPITSSQQFRQLTVLSIAPLIARAIREVFDDGSVTSLFDGNA, encoded by the coding sequence ATGACCGAAATAACGGCGCACGGCGAGAAGAAGCTGGTGCTCGCCGCCGGGCGGGCCCACCCTGAACTTGCGCGGGAAATCGCCAAGGAGCTCGGAACAGAACTGCTGCCCATTGACGCCTATGATTTCGCAAACGGTGAGATCTACGTCCGCGCCGGCGAAAGTGTGCGGGGCACTGACGCCTTTGTCATCCAGGCCCACCCTGCGCCGTTGAACAACCACCTCATGGAACAGCTGATCATGATCGATTCGCTGAAGCGGGCCTCAGCCAAGCGCATCACCGTGGTTTCCCCGTTCTATCCTTACGCCCGCCAGGACAAGAAGGGCCGCGGCCGCGAGCCGATTTCCGCGCGCCTGGTGGCGGACCTGTACAAGACCGCGGGTGCCGACCGCATCATGAGCGTGGACCTGCACACCTCCCAGATCCAGGGTTTCTTCGACGGACCGGTGGACCACCTCATGGCCATCCCGCTCCTCGCCGATTACATCCGCACACGGGTGGACGCCGAGAACATTACAGTGGTGTCCCCGGACACCGGCCGGGTCCGGGTCGCAGAGCAGTGGGCTGAACGCCTGGGCGGCGCGCCGCTGGCATTTGTGCACAAGAGCAGGGACCTGACGGTGCCCAACCAGGCCGTCTCCAAGACCGTGGTGGGTCAGATCGAAGGCCGCACGTGCGTCCTGATCGATGACATGATCGACACCGGCGGAACCATCTCCGGGGCCGTCCAGGTCCTCAAGAATGCCGGTGCCAAGGACGTCATCATCGCCGCCACCCATGCGGTCTTCTCCGACCCTGCCGCGCAGCGCCTGGCTGAGTCCGGCGCCCGGGAAGTCGTGGTCACCAACACTCTTCCCATTACGTCCTCGCAGCAGTTCCGTCAGCTGACTGTGCTGTCCATCGCGCCGCTGATCGCGCGCGCCATCCGTGAAGTGTTCGACGACGGCTCTGTCACCAGCCTGTTCGACGGCAACGCCTGA
- the rsmA gene encoding 16S rRNA (adenine(1518)-N(6)/adenine(1519)-N(6))-dimethyltransferase RsmA has protein sequence MTEPNSAAPAPLFGASDIRRLAEEIGIRPTKMLGQNFVIDGNTIRRIVSVANIGPDETVLEVGPGLGSLTLGLLDAAKAVVAVEIDPVLAAKLPQTVNEWRPDAAADFHLVQADAMKVTELPVEPTAIVANLPYNVAVPVVLHLLQHFPSLRHGLVMVQDEVADRLAAGPGSKTYGVPSVKAAWYSSMRKAGVIGMNVFWPAPKIHSGLVSFTRREPPVTTATREQVFAVIDAAFAQRRKTLRAALAGWAGSAAEAERCLLAAGVDPTARGEVIDIAAFARIAEARQATA, from the coding sequence GTGACTGAACCGAACTCCGCCGCGCCCGCACCCCTCTTCGGTGCATCCGACATTCGCCGGCTGGCCGAGGAAATTGGAATCCGTCCTACCAAAATGCTGGGTCAGAACTTCGTCATCGACGGCAATACCATCCGCAGGATTGTTTCAGTCGCCAACATCGGCCCCGATGAGACAGTCCTGGAAGTGGGGCCCGGCCTCGGTTCGCTCACTCTAGGGCTGCTCGATGCAGCCAAGGCGGTGGTTGCCGTCGAAATCGATCCGGTCCTGGCGGCCAAACTGCCCCAAACAGTCAATGAATGGCGGCCGGATGCCGCAGCGGATTTCCACCTGGTCCAGGCCGACGCCATGAAAGTGACCGAGCTGCCCGTGGAGCCCACGGCGATCGTGGCCAACCTCCCTTACAACGTGGCAGTACCTGTTGTGCTGCACCTGCTCCAGCATTTCCCGAGTCTCCGGCACGGGCTGGTGATGGTCCAGGACGAGGTGGCGGACAGGCTTGCGGCGGGACCCGGGTCCAAGACGTATGGGGTGCCCTCCGTGAAGGCAGCGTGGTACAGCAGCATGCGCAAGGCCGGCGTGATCGGTATGAACGTCTTCTGGCCGGCACCCAAAATCCATTCCGGGCTCGTGTCCTTTACCAGGCGGGAACCGCCGGTGACTACAGCCACCCGCGAGCAGGTGTTCGCCGTGATTGACGCTGCATTCGCCCAGCGCCGCAAGACCCTGAGAGCAGCCCTTGCCGGATGGGCCGGCAGCGCCGCCGAGGCCGAACGCTGCCTGCTTGCAGCAGGGGTTGATCCTACGGCCCGGGGTGAAGTCATTGACATAGCGGCCTTCGCCCGCATCGCCGAAGCCCGTCAGGCGACGGCATGA
- a CDS encoding AAA family ATPase — MDTQRRTAVNEIEPASRNFAEVTEPVSQLNGHKTPAMDAAAFHSASRRILDSVNTVIDGKSEAARLALTVLLAQGHLLLEDVPGVGKTLLAKTLAKTIDCTVSRIQFTPDLLPSDVTGVSIYNQSSRLFEFRPGAVFANIVIGDEINRASAKTQSALLECMEEHQVTVDGTSYKLDEPFMVVATQNPIEMEGTYPLPEAQRDRFMARISMGYPDKDSEIEMLETHQATSPLAKVSAVVTAADVAAMIASVQQVYVSQAVKEYTVSVGRATRESPLLRLGASPRSMLQLLRAAKATAALDGRDFVLPDDVVNVAESVLAHRIILDRKAASAGESPNSVIRGILSRLPVSQDLADASARSATRTPPVSRLRGNH, encoded by the coding sequence ATGGATACCCAGCGACGTACCGCCGTCAATGAAATCGAACCTGCCAGCCGCAATTTCGCAGAGGTCACCGAACCGGTCAGCCAGCTGAACGGGCACAAGACGCCGGCCATGGACGCAGCAGCCTTCCACTCAGCCAGCCGGCGCATCCTCGACTCGGTGAACACCGTGATTGACGGCAAGTCGGAAGCCGCCCGGCTGGCACTGACCGTCCTGCTGGCGCAAGGCCACCTGCTCCTGGAAGACGTGCCGGGCGTGGGCAAGACCCTCCTCGCGAAAACGCTGGCGAAAACGATCGACTGTACCGTCAGCCGGATCCAGTTCACCCCTGACCTGCTGCCGTCCGACGTCACCGGCGTCTCCATCTACAACCAGTCCTCCCGTTTGTTCGAATTCCGGCCGGGCGCAGTGTTTGCCAACATCGTCATCGGGGACGAAATCAACCGTGCCTCCGCCAAAACGCAGTCAGCCCTGCTTGAGTGCATGGAGGAGCACCAGGTCACGGTGGACGGCACCTCCTACAAGCTCGACGAGCCCTTCATGGTCGTCGCCACACAGAACCCGATTGAGATGGAAGGCACCTATCCGCTCCCAGAGGCCCAGCGTGACCGCTTCATGGCGCGGATTTCGATGGGCTATCCGGATAAGGATTCGGAAATCGAGATGCTTGAGACCCACCAGGCAACGTCGCCTCTGGCCAAGGTCTCCGCCGTGGTCACAGCAGCTGACGTGGCCGCAATGATTGCCTCGGTCCAACAGGTTTACGTGTCACAGGCCGTCAAGGAATATACGGTGTCCGTGGGCAGGGCCACCCGTGAGAGCCCCCTGCTTCGGCTGGGTGCCAGTCCCCGCTCCATGCTCCAGCTGCTTCGCGCCGCGAAAGCCACCGCGGCACTGGACGGACGCGACTTCGTGCTCCCGGACGACGTCGTCAACGTGGCCGAATCCGTCCTGGCGCACAGGATCATCCTTGACCGCAAGGCTGCGAGCGCCGGGGAGTCCCCGAACAGCGTGATCAGGGGCATCCTGTCCCGGCTTCCGGTGAGCCAGGACCTGGCTGACGCGTCCGCGCGTTCCGCAACCCGGACTCCGCCCGTTTCCCGGCTGCGCGGGAACCATTAG
- a CDS encoding 50S ribosomal protein L25/general stress protein Ctc translates to MSEQKLAAEVRTEFGKGFARRARAAGQIPAVIYGHGAEPIHITLPAKSTTLAVRVANALLSLDVNGEDHLALVKDIQRDPIKQIIEHIDLLTVRKGEKVTVDIPVHVVGELAPGNVYNQELTVISLEAEATHLPTAIEVDIEGRTAGQHIHASDLVLPKGSILLADADALVVNISEATESAEEGAEAPAEAAAE, encoded by the coding sequence ATGTCTGAGCAGAAGCTCGCAGCAGAAGTCCGCACCGAATTCGGCAAGGGTTTCGCCCGCCGTGCCCGTGCCGCCGGCCAGATCCCGGCTGTCATCTATGGCCACGGTGCCGAGCCCATCCACATCACCCTGCCGGCGAAGTCCACCACCCTGGCCGTCCGTGTGGCCAACGCCCTGCTGTCCCTGGACGTCAACGGCGAGGACCACCTGGCCCTGGTCAAGGACATCCAGCGCGACCCCATCAAGCAGATCATCGAGCACATCGACCTGCTGACCGTCCGCAAGGGCGAGAAGGTCACGGTTGACATCCCGGTCCACGTTGTCGGCGAACTCGCCCCGGGCAACGTCTACAACCAGGAGCTCACGGTCATCTCCCTCGAAGCCGAGGCCACGCACCTGCCCACCGCCATCGAGGTCGACATCGAAGGACGCACCGCCGGACAGCACATCCACGCTTCCGACCTGGTCCTTCCGAAGGGCTCCATCCTGCTCGCCGACGCCGACGCGCTGGTCGTCAACATCTCCGAGGCCACCGAGTCCGCTGAAGAAGGCGCTGAAGCCCCGGCCGAAGCCGCCGCCGAGTAA
- a CDS encoding resuscitation-promoting factor, with protein MVKFFTSDGKFSFVKVGTQLLVLCALVVGLVAFVGNNKTITLNVDGKVASVQTFGGTVGQVVKSAKLDLKPADRVSPSVDATVENGTVINVNMAKAVTVSLDGSEKTVSTTAPDVAGLVTELGVASASSVSVPKDAPLAVDGSFVSISTPKTVSVVADGKASTTTTTAATVAQVLEDAGVTLGPNDRSSQPGNADVVNNMVVKVSRVDTGQTAASTDDVPFETLATESGDLFKGDKKVTQAGTPGKVDRTFKLVLVDGREASRTLVAETVSVQPVTEQVTVGTKAKPVAEAAPANTGAAAPAMMNEAMWDKIAQCESGGNWAINSGNGYYGGLQFDIRTWIGSGGGAYAPNASLATKAQQIDIANRVYAQRGLQPWGCGWAASS; from the coding sequence GTGGTCAAGTTCTTCACATCGGACGGAAAGTTCAGCTTCGTCAAGGTCGGTACCCAGCTGCTGGTGCTTTGCGCGCTGGTTGTTGGACTCGTTGCCTTCGTCGGAAATAACAAAACCATCACGCTCAACGTCGACGGGAAAGTGGCTTCGGTCCAGACATTCGGCGGCACTGTGGGCCAAGTGGTGAAGAGTGCCAAGCTGGACCTGAAGCCCGCCGACCGCGTATCGCCGTCGGTGGACGCCACAGTGGAGAACGGAACAGTCATCAACGTCAACATGGCCAAGGCCGTGACGGTCAGCCTTGACGGCTCGGAAAAGACTGTCAGTACCACGGCCCCGGATGTGGCCGGCCTCGTGACCGAACTCGGCGTGGCCAGCGCTTCCTCCGTCTCCGTCCCGAAGGACGCGCCGCTGGCAGTGGATGGATCGTTCGTTTCCATCTCGACACCGAAAACCGTCAGTGTCGTTGCCGACGGCAAAGCATCCACGACCACCACTACGGCGGCAACCGTGGCCCAGGTGCTCGAGGATGCCGGAGTGACACTCGGCCCGAACGACCGCAGCTCCCAGCCAGGGAACGCCGACGTCGTCAACAACATGGTGGTCAAAGTGTCCCGGGTGGACACTGGCCAGACTGCCGCCAGCACCGATGACGTCCCGTTCGAGACTCTGGCCACCGAAAGCGGCGACCTGTTCAAGGGCGACAAGAAGGTGACCCAGGCCGGGACGCCCGGCAAAGTGGACCGGACCTTCAAGCTGGTGCTGGTGGACGGACGGGAAGCTTCACGGACCCTGGTGGCCGAGACGGTTTCCGTCCAGCCTGTGACGGAACAGGTCACCGTGGGCACGAAGGCAAAGCCTGTCGCCGAGGCCGCCCCAGCCAACACTGGTGCTGCCGCTCCGGCCATGATGAACGAGGCGATGTGGGACAAGATCGCCCAGTGCGAATCAGGTGGAAACTGGGCTATCAACTCCGGCAACGGCTACTACGGCGGGCTGCAGTTTGATATCAGGACCTGGATCGGCTCAGGAGGCGGCGCCTACGCCCCGAACGCCAGCCTTGCCACCAAGGCCCAGCAGATCGACATCGCAAACCGTGTGTATGCCCAGCGCGGACTGCAGCCGTGGGGCTGCGGCTGGGCTGCCAGCAGCTAA
- the glmU gene encoding bifunctional UDP-N-acetylglucosamine diphosphorylase/glucosamine-1-phosphate N-acetyltransferase GlmU, with amino-acid sequence MIPETTGPAAVIVLAAGAGTRMKSRIPKILHEIGGLSMVGHALLAARSINPKQLALVVRHERDLVAGHVAELDPNAVIVDQDEIPGTGRAVEVALQALDAKETLTGTVVVTYGDVPLLTGGLLAELVATHEREANAVTVLTARLDDATGYGRILRGEDGSVTGIKEHKDASETEHLIREVNSGIYAFDAGFLRDALSHVTTDNSQGEKYLTDVLGLASQAGGRVAAVITQDRWQVEGANDRVQLAALGAELNRRTVEAWMRAGVTVVDPATTWIDGTVSLEEDVRILPNTQLHGKTTVARDAVVGPDTTLTDVSVGEAATVTRTHGSGAVIGAEAAVGPFTYLRPGTVLGATGKIGAFYETKNVTIGRGSKLSHLGYAGDAEIGEDTNIGCGNITANYDGEKKHRTVIGSGVRTGSNTVFVAPVTVGDGAYSGAGAVIRKDVPPGALALSVVAQRNAQGWVLAHRPGTRSAELAQAAASDSSPKHAPTEHAPTEEGKQ; translated from the coding sequence GTGATCCCCGAGACTACCGGCCCAGCCGCCGTCATCGTTCTGGCAGCAGGCGCCGGTACCCGGATGAAATCGCGTATCCCCAAGATCCTCCACGAGATCGGCGGGCTCTCCATGGTCGGGCACGCCCTGCTGGCGGCACGCAGCATCAACCCCAAACAGCTGGCCCTCGTGGTCCGTCATGAGCGAGACCTCGTGGCAGGCCACGTTGCCGAGCTGGACCCCAACGCTGTCATCGTGGACCAGGACGAGATTCCCGGCACTGGACGCGCAGTAGAGGTTGCCCTCCAGGCCCTGGATGCGAAAGAAACCCTTACCGGCACCGTCGTGGTGACGTACGGCGATGTTCCGCTGCTGACCGGCGGCCTGCTGGCCGAACTCGTAGCCACCCACGAGCGGGAAGCCAACGCGGTCACCGTGCTGACCGCCCGGCTCGATGACGCCACCGGCTACGGCCGGATCCTCCGCGGCGAGGACGGCTCAGTGACCGGCATCAAAGAACACAAGGACGCCTCGGAGACCGAACACCTCATTCGCGAAGTCAACTCCGGAATCTATGCATTCGACGCGGGTTTTCTCCGCGATGCGCTGAGCCACGTCACCACTGACAATTCCCAAGGCGAAAAATACCTGACAGACGTCCTCGGGCTGGCGAGCCAGGCAGGCGGCCGGGTCGCCGCCGTCATCACCCAGGACCGCTGGCAGGTCGAGGGCGCCAACGACCGCGTGCAACTGGCCGCCCTGGGAGCCGAACTGAATCGCAGGACCGTGGAAGCCTGGATGCGCGCGGGTGTCACCGTGGTCGATCCGGCCACCACCTGGATCGACGGCACCGTGTCCCTCGAGGAAGACGTCCGAATCCTGCCCAACACGCAGCTGCACGGCAAAACCACTGTGGCGAGGGACGCCGTTGTCGGCCCTGACACAACCCTGACGGACGTCAGCGTCGGGGAGGCCGCCACAGTGACACGCACGCACGGTTCAGGCGCGGTCATCGGGGCGGAAGCCGCCGTCGGACCTTTCACGTATCTCCGCCCCGGCACCGTCCTTGGCGCGACAGGGAAGATCGGCGCGTTCTACGAAACCAAGAACGTCACCATCGGCCGTGGCTCGAAACTCTCCCACCTGGGCTACGCCGGCGACGCCGAAATTGGCGAGGACACCAACATCGGCTGCGGCAACATCACGGCCAATTACGACGGCGAGAAGAAGCACCGCACGGTGATCGGCTCGGGCGTCCGGACAGGTTCCAATACAGTGTTTGTCGCGCCGGTCACCGTAGGGGACGGCGCCTACAGCGGCGCGGGCGCAGTGATCCGCAAGGACGTCCCGCCCGGAGCCCTGGCACTGTCCGTTGTAGCCCAGCGCAACGCCCAAGGCTGGGTTCTTGCACACCGCCCCGGAACCCGCTCGGCCGAATTGGCCCAGGCAGCCGCCTCAGACTCCTCACCTAAACATGCACCTACAGAACACGCACCTACAGAAGAGGGCAAGCAATAA
- a CDS encoding TatD family hydrolase, giving the protein MCDSLIPAAYRDPRTEGTAGSGRPEPRSFPPAPEPLPVPVMDNHTHLDFPDGDAPVGVAAALDAAQSVGVQGAVQVGCDLESSRFTVKAVDLDSRLLGAVALHPNDAPGYALRAELEDALAEIEQLAAHPRIRAIGETGLDFFRTQGEGLVSQRYSFRRHIDIAKRLGLTLQIHDRDAHDDVVKVLREEGAPERVVFHCFSGDESLARICNEAGWNMSFAGTLTFRNAVGLRAALAVADPDLVLVETDAPFLTPHPHRGRPNASYMVPYTVRAMAELTGMDLAELCSRISENTVRMYGSWDS; this is encoded by the coding sequence ATGTGTGATTCGCTGATTCCCGCCGCTTACCGCGATCCGCGGACGGAGGGTACCGCCGGGTCCGGGCGCCCGGAACCTCGGAGTTTTCCGCCTGCTCCCGAGCCGTTGCCGGTACCGGTGATGGACAACCACACGCACCTCGACTTCCCCGACGGCGATGCGCCGGTGGGCGTCGCCGCCGCGCTGGATGCGGCCCAGTCGGTGGGCGTGCAGGGTGCGGTCCAGGTGGGCTGCGACCTGGAATCCTCGCGTTTCACGGTGAAGGCTGTTGATTTGGACAGCCGGTTGCTGGGAGCTGTGGCCCTTCACCCCAACGATGCCCCGGGCTACGCGCTCCGCGCAGAGCTGGAGGACGCCTTGGCAGAGATTGAGCAGCTCGCCGCCCATCCGCGTATCCGTGCGATCGGCGAGACCGGGTTGGACTTCTTCCGCACTCAGGGGGAGGGCCTGGTATCCCAGCGGTACTCTTTCCGGCGGCACATTGACATTGCCAAGCGGTTGGGCCTGACCCTCCAGATCCACGACCGTGACGCCCACGACGACGTCGTCAAGGTCCTCCGCGAAGAGGGGGCACCGGAACGTGTCGTTTTCCACTGCTTCTCCGGCGATGAGAGCCTGGCGAGGATCTGCAATGAGGCGGGCTGGAACATGTCCTTCGCCGGAACGCTGACTTTCAGGAATGCGGTGGGCCTCCGTGCCGCGCTCGCGGTGGCGGACCCGGACCTCGTCCTGGTCGAAACCGATGCGCCCTTCCTGACTCCACACCCGCACAGGGGACGTCCCAACGCGAGCTACATGGTGCCGTACACGGTACGGGCAATGGCTGAATTGACAGGAATGGACCTCGCCGAGCTTTGCAGCAGAATCAGCGAAAATACCGTGCGGATGTACGGTTCCTGGGACTCCTGA
- a CDS encoding TetR/AcrR family transcriptional regulator, with protein sequence MSNNVPRTRMTGMQRRSQLIDVGRGLFAVRGMDGTTIEEIAACAGVSKPVIYEHFGSKEGLYTQVVDFEFRILLDSINAALAEEAKPRVLVERAALALLTYIEDRTDGFRILMRDAPPSQPEGAFSTLLSHVTARVEHILSDEFQRRGFSAQDGAMYAQMLVGMVAMTGQWWQDSRLPDKHTVAAHLVNLAWNGLTGLKKDPELKSET encoded by the coding sequence GTGAGCAACAACGTTCCCCGGACCCGGATGACAGGCATGCAGCGCCGCAGCCAGCTGATCGACGTGGGACGCGGCCTCTTCGCCGTCCGTGGGATGGACGGCACCACCATCGAGGAAATCGCCGCCTGCGCCGGCGTCTCCAAACCCGTGATTTACGAACATTTCGGTTCGAAGGAAGGCCTCTACACGCAAGTGGTGGACTTCGAGTTCCGGATCCTGCTCGACTCCATCAACGCCGCCCTTGCCGAAGAGGCCAAGCCACGCGTCCTCGTGGAACGCGCCGCCCTGGCGCTGCTCACCTACATTGAGGACCGAACTGACGGCTTCCGGATCCTGATGCGTGACGCCCCTCCCTCGCAGCCGGAAGGCGCCTTCTCCACACTGCTTTCGCACGTCACTGCCCGCGTGGAGCACATCCTGTCGGACGAGTTCCAACGGCGCGGGTTCAGTGCACAGGACGGCGCCATGTACGCCCAGATGCTGGTCGGCATGGTGGCGATGACGGGCCAGTGGTGGCAAGACAGCCGCCTTCCTGACAAGCACACTGTCGCGGCGCACCTCGTGAACCTTGCATGGAACGGCCTGACCGGCCTCAAAAAGGATCCGGAGCTCAAGAGCGAGACCTAG